The sequence below is a genomic window from Aureispira sp. CCB-E.
AAAGAACATCTTATTTCTGTCAAAAAACATGTCAAAGAACTGAGTGTCAAGAAATATCAACAAATTAACGAACTGAATACGTTGGATTTTGTTTTAATGTTTATACCCCTTGAAGCAGCCTTTGCTTTAGCCATGCAACACGACCACAACTTGTATTATCAAGCATTTGAGCAAAATGTTATCATTGTGAGTCCTATGACACTATTGGCAACAGCTCGAACTATTTCTAACGTTTGGCAGCAAGAAAATCAGAGTCGCCATGCGCAAGAGATCGCTCAACAAGCTGGACGGATGTATGATAAATTTGTCAATTTCATTCATGATTTAGAACAGGTTGGGCATAAAATACAGCAAGTAGAGCACAGTTACAATGAGGCGATGAAAAAGCTTCAATTTGGCAAAGGTAATTTGGTTGGTCGAGCAATCAAATTAAAAGAATTAGGGGCAAAAACTACGAAGCAGTTACCAGAAAAATTTGAAGAAACAGAATAATTCGGTTATGACAACAGATTCTGCCATTGTACTTTTCGACGGTGTTTGTAATTTCTGCAATCAGTCTGTCCAATTTATTATCAAAAGAGATCCAAAAGGTTATTTTAAGTTTGGTGCCCTACAGTCTGAGAGTGGTCAAGCACTTTTGCATCAATACAACCTATCTCCTGATGTACTGGATACGATTGTATTAATTGAGCAGGGCAAAGCTTATACTTATTCTACGGCTCCTCTTCGAATTGTTAGGAAATTGCGTTTACCTTGGCCTATCTTCTATATTTTTATTTTGGTACCTACTTTTATTAGAAATCCTATTTACAAATGGATTAGTAAAAATCGTTATAAATGGTTTGGTAAACAAGAACATTGTATGATGCCAACACCTGAAATTCGCAATCGTTTTTTATCATAAAAAAATGAGTCGTTAGTCTTGTCTAACAACTCATTGTACATCTATAACGTTGTCGTTTGTCTCTTATAATTTAGTGTGTGTTCCATCACAGAATTGTGGTGTTCCACTATGTTTGCAATTGCACATATAAGCTGTTTTTGTTTCTTCTGCTTTAAAAACAACAGGAGTAAAATTAGTAGGCTGATGTGTCCCATCGCACCAAGGTTGATTGGATGATTGTCCACACGAACACCAAGCATATGTTTTTCCTGCTTCTAGTTCTACGGGCATCGGTGATTTTCCTGCAATTGTTGGCTTTTCCATTGTTCTTGTTTTTTTATTTAAAGTCTATTTTTTATTCTCAATAGTTAGCTGTCCTGCTAAGTATTCATTCTAAGTACACTATTTATTCTATTCTCAAACAAATAGCATACAAAACATTTAATGCTGCAACAATTAAAACACAAAATGGTATCCCTTGGTTTTAGGAATACCATTTCTCTATTTAGTATAGACTTAGTCTTAATAAACTCTTGATAATAAAACTATTAACCTACTATTATTTTATCAATAAAAACCCGCAGTTTAAAACTGCCCAACTAAGCACTCATTTTAAAGTTTCATCAAAATTATTTACTTTTCTCAAACTGAAAGTTTTGCTTTTTAGCTTGATCACGAACAGTTTTTAACATCACAGCGTCCAAAGTATTTTTTTCTTCGCCAGCTGCTTCTTTGCGTTTTTCAGCAATAAATGCCGAGCGTTTTTTAGCCGCTTCTTGAATTTTGGCTTGGATGGCTGCACGTTCTGTTGCCTTTTTTTCAATATACTCCTTGCGCTCTTCCATATCCATTCCTTTCATTTCATCTGGTAATTCCTCTTCCTCTACTTCCTCTATAAAATCGTCATTTTCAGCCATGGCATCTACTGCATCCCACGTTGCATTATTGTATGTTGATTTCTTGGATTTAGAAATCGCACGTTCTGCATTGTTAGAGGCACCATAAGATTTTGCATTCATATCTTGACTTAATTGGCGCGCTTGTTTTTCCTTCCCTTTTGTTCCAAAAGCGACATAAGTTTTATTCAACTCATCATTTAACTGCCCAATTTCGCTATCATAAGGCGTTTCGATATGTGCTACTTGATCATTTTGATTAATACACATATACTTTCCATCTGCACGATCGGCTCCATCTTTCCACAAATAACGAATTCCTTCTTCGCAATCTCCACAGTAAATCGTATTGACAACTATGCCATTCGTGATCGCCCCTTTGCAAGACTTTTTATAATCAATGTTACCTTGTGTAAACTCTTCGTTGCCTGCAATAATGATAATTTTTAAATCTTCATTACTTTCACTCCATTCCAAGTTTTCT
It includes:
- a CDS encoding thiol-disulfide oxidoreductase DCC family protein; this translates as MTTDSAIVLFDGVCNFCNQSVQFIIKRDPKGYFKFGALQSESGQALLHQYNLSPDVLDTIVLIEQGKAYTYSTAPLRIVRKLRLPWPIFYIFILVPTFIRNPIYKWISKNRYKWFGKQEHCMMPTPEIRNRFLS
- a CDS encoding CDGSH iron-sulfur domain-containing protein, encoding MEKPTIAGKSPMPVELEAGKTYAWCSCGQSSNQPWCDGTHQPTNFTPVVFKAEETKTAYMCNCKHSGTPQFCDGTHTKL
- a CDS encoding VWA domain-containing protein; protein product: MFKLISILSLCMSTICLLATDLNQSPKELDPNRTAKIQVALLLDTSGSMDGLIEQAKSQLWKMVNELATSKKNGKAPAIELALYEYGKSSLPQEKGYLQQLVPLTNDLDLVSEKLFSLTTNGGDEYCGWVIQDATENLEWSESNEDLKIIIIAGNEEFTQGNIDYKKSCKGAITNGIVVNTIYCGDCEEGIRYLWKDGADRADGKYMCINQNDQVAHIETPYDSEIGQLNDELNKTYVAFGTKGKEKQARQLSQDMNAKSYGASNNAERAISKSKKSTYNNATWDAVDAMAENDDFIEEVEEEELPDEMKGMDMEERKEYIEKKATERAAIQAKIQEAAKKRSAFIAEKRKEAAGEEKNTLDAVMLKTVRDQAKKQNFQFEKSK